A part of Diprion similis isolate iyDipSimi1 chromosome 12, iyDipSimi1.1, whole genome shotgun sequence genomic DNA contains:
- the LOC124413069 gene encoding EEF1A lysine methyltransferase 2: protein MAEVEQELDSSELGTQDYWDKTYSLEINNFKHHGDVGEVWFGEDSALRIVRWLSSKPELVASGDRIIDLGCGNGMMLVELHDEGFINLTGVDYSQNAIDLASQVLRDKGLSHITLQTFDILENDVASLGSSFRVAHDKGTYDAVSLNPNNPKEKREKYIKNVKEMLEPQGILIITSCNWTEDELVNHFKTYFELLHSIPTPSFRFAGQTGNLISSLVFTKR, encoded by the exons ATGGCGGAAGTCGAGCAAGAGCTGGATTCCTCTGAACTTGGGACCCAGGATTA CTGGGATAAGACCTATTCGCTGGAAATAAACAACTTTAAGCACCACGGTGACGTTGGGGAAGTTTGGTTCGGAGAGGACAGTGCTCTGAGAATAGTCAG GTGGCTAAGTTCCAAGCCTGAGCTGGTCGCCAGTGGCGACAGAATAATTGACCTCGGCTGTGGCAACGGGATGATGCTGGTCGAGCTGCACGACGAGGGGTTCATTAATTTGACAGGAGTCGATTACTCGCAGAATGCAATCGACCTCGCTTCTCAAGTCCTGAGGGATAAGGGCCTTTCGCACATAACGCTGCAGACCTTCGATATACTGGAGAATGACGTGGCGAGTCTTGGATCGAGCTTCAGGGTTGCTCACGATAAAGGAACTTACGACGCAGTTAGCTTGAATCCCAATAATCCCAAGGAGAAGAGGGaaaagtatataaaaaatgtcaaggaAATGCTCGAGCCTCAAGGTATTTTAATCATCACTTCGTGCAACTGGACCGAAGATGAGCTAGTTAACCATTTCAAGACCT ATTTCGAGCTACTTCACAGCATTCCTACACCGTCGTTCCGATTCGCTGGACAAACCGGAAACTTGATCAGTTCTTTAGTGTTTACAAAAAGGTGA